The following proteins are co-located in the Chitinivibrionales bacterium genome:
- a CDS encoding zinc-ribbon domain-containing protein translates to MTKKETFTCPNCGETVPYNAKACPYCGSDDETGWSEQTYLDGIDLPDDESYDELLNREFSTDSKSKTRLNWRLMTAAILCIVFILLLLRGLF, encoded by the coding sequence GTGACAAAAAAGGAAACGTTTACCTGTCCGAACTGCGGCGAAACAGTACCGTACAATGCGAAAGCCTGCCCGTACTGCGGTTCCGACGATGAGACCGGCTGGTCTGAGCAGACATATCTCGATGGAATTGACTTGCCCGATGACGAGAGCTATGATGAACTGCTCAATCGTGAATTTTCAACGGATTCAAAATCAAAAACCAGGCTTAACTGGCGATTAATGACAGCCGCAATCCTCTGTATTGTTTTTATTCTGCTTTTGCTGCGCGGGCTTTTTTAA